The following proteins are encoded in a genomic region of Sorangiineae bacterium MSr12523:
- a CDS encoding serine protease — protein MSVGCAAESDASDASDARGGGTDSEIGTTSQAVVGGTRAAKGEFPWMVRLSMGCGGALYTNQIVLTAAHCVSGTGNNTSITATVGVVDLQDTSATKIKSKYVYRSPTYGSSTGGDWALIKLQSPVPNAVTLPIATTTAYDSGKFGVAGWGAAREGGSQQRYLLKAEVPFISDSQCASAGGSYSDLIPSAEICAGVWSTGGIDTCQGDSGGPMFNKDENGKWVEVGIVSWGEGCARPEAPGVYTQVSTFATKIAEAAASIANK, from the coding sequence ATGAGTGTGGGGTGCGCCGCGGAATCCGATGCATCGGATGCGTCTGATGCAAGAGGCGGCGGCACGGATTCGGAGATCGGAACGACCTCGCAAGCGGTGGTCGGTGGAACGCGGGCGGCCAAAGGAGAGTTTCCCTGGATGGTGCGCCTGTCGATGGGATGTGGTGGCGCGCTTTACACGAACCAAATCGTGCTAACGGCGGCGCACTGCGTAAGCGGTACGGGCAACAACACGAGCATCACCGCGACGGTTGGCGTGGTCGATTTGCAGGATACGTCGGCGACCAAGATCAAGTCGAAGTACGTCTACCGATCGCCGACCTACGGTTCGAGCACGGGCGGCGACTGGGCCCTCATCAAGTTGCAATCGCCCGTCCCCAACGCGGTAACCTTGCCCATCGCGACGACGACTGCCTACGACAGCGGCAAATTCGGAGTTGCCGGTTGGGGCGCAGCCCGCGAGGGTGGTAGCCAGCAGCGTTACCTTCTCAAGGCCGAGGTTCCGTTCATCAGCGACTCGCAATGCGCATCGGCCGGTGGCTCCTATTCGGACTTGATCCCCAGCGCAGAAATCTGCGCCGGTGTCTGGTCGACCGGCGGCATCGACACCTGCCAAGGTGACTCGGGCGGCCCCATGTTCAACAAAGACGAAAACGGCAAGTGGGTCGAAGTCGGTATCGTCAGCTGGGGCGAAGGTTGCGCACGCCCTGAGGCACCCGGCGTCTACACCCAGGTGAGCACCTTCGCCACCAAGATCGCCGAAGCCGCCGCCAGCATCGCCAACAAGTAG
- a CDS encoding multidrug efflux RND transporter permease subunit: MVDFFIRRVVFAMVCAMIIVLSGSVVIPGLPIAQYPNIALPQVNVSANYIGASAAEVEASVTIPLEQQINGVPGAQYITSTSGNDGSSQISITFSPTRDIDLAAVDVQNRVNTALGLLPVDVRTLGVVISKSSGTFVEGVALFTKDDRYTEQFMSNYADVYMKTVLKRIPGVSDVEIFGERRFSMRVWLDPAKLASRGISPSQVVTALREQNFRVAAGSIGAQPAPENLNYQFSVRALGRLVEADDFASVIVKSQPDGTLVRVRDVGRVELGSEDYNSMSSWKGHKTVGLGITQLPGANALEVKKLVEKEIARLAEAFPPGLEREIIFDSTAPVSASIHEVLITLFEAILLVIATIFVFLHGWRATLIPAITIPVSLVGTFIFVKLFGFSINTLTMFGLTLATGLVVDDAIVVIENISRVTEEHGLKGMAAASRGMKEVTSAVIATSLVLIAVFIPVSFFPGTTGKIYQQFSLTIAFSIALSAFNAITLTPALSARLLKGHHGSKWAGFRAFDRVLDAVRRVYGAMLTRVLRHRFIALAAFVGLTAFTGWVYQKVPSGFVPEEDQGWFIIAVVAPEGGSTSTTRAALDKVDAITTKVPEIVGCFSIAGWSVIGGGAPNRGVAFCNLHDWDHRPGKEHHLSAVIDRLREPLMGIGEAMAFPFAPPAIDGVGGFGGFQFEVEDQSGNPSVDDLAASMNKLVDAANKDPRLASVFSSFTANDPQLLVEVDREKAKALDVSLDELFSTLQIYMGSQYVNDFVFGTRTYRVYVQAEAEKRSKPRDIESYYVRSETGQMIPLGNLIHVKQTTSAQTITHYNLFRSVEISGAPAPGRTSGEAMAAMGEVAKRELPPGMAFEWSGLSREELQSGGQTFIIFGLGLVFVFLVLSAQYESFVLPFIIILGVPVGLLGALLGQWYRGYANDVFCQVGLVMMIGLASKNAILIVEFAKELRDKGMPIVQAAIQASETRLRPILMTSIAFLLGLVPLLVATGAGAASRRSLGTAVFGGMALSTVLNIFFIPTLYVLVEQLREWVSRSSKRMPDEEQPSADTDGDAQFSSAE; encoded by the coding sequence ATGGTCGATTTTTTCATTCGGCGGGTCGTGTTCGCCATGGTCTGCGCGATGATCATCGTGCTTTCCGGCTCGGTGGTCATCCCCGGACTGCCCATTGCGCAATATCCAAATATCGCGCTGCCGCAGGTCAACGTGTCTGCGAACTACATCGGCGCGAGCGCGGCGGAGGTGGAGGCTTCGGTCACCATTCCGCTCGAGCAGCAGATCAACGGCGTGCCCGGTGCGCAGTACATCACGTCCACCTCGGGCAACGACGGGTCGAGCCAGATCAGCATCACGTTCTCGCCGACGCGCGATATCGATCTTGCGGCGGTCGACGTTCAGAACCGGGTCAACACCGCACTCGGTCTTCTGCCGGTCGACGTGCGCACACTCGGCGTGGTCATCTCGAAGTCCAGCGGTACCTTCGTCGAGGGCGTCGCGCTCTTCACCAAGGACGACCGGTACACCGAGCAGTTCATGAGCAACTACGCCGACGTCTACATGAAGACGGTGCTCAAGCGCATTCCCGGCGTATCCGACGTCGAGATCTTCGGCGAGCGCCGGTTCTCCATGCGCGTGTGGCTCGATCCGGCGAAGCTCGCGTCCCGCGGCATCAGTCCGAGCCAGGTCGTGACGGCCCTGCGCGAGCAGAACTTCCGCGTGGCAGCGGGCTCCATCGGTGCCCAGCCGGCGCCGGAGAATCTCAATTATCAATTCTCCGTGCGCGCCCTCGGACGCCTCGTGGAGGCCGACGACTTTGCGAGCGTCATCGTGAAGTCGCAGCCCGACGGCACTCTGGTGCGCGTGCGCGACGTCGGACGGGTCGAGCTCGGGTCGGAAGACTACAACTCGATGTCGAGCTGGAAGGGACACAAGACCGTCGGCTTGGGCATCACGCAGCTGCCCGGCGCCAATGCGCTCGAGGTCAAAAAGCTGGTCGAAAAAGAGATCGCGCGCCTGGCCGAGGCTTTCCCGCCGGGACTGGAGCGCGAGATCATCTTCGACTCGACGGCGCCGGTGAGCGCGTCGATCCATGAGGTGCTCATCACCTTGTTCGAAGCGATTCTGCTGGTCATCGCGACCATCTTCGTCTTCTTGCACGGGTGGCGCGCCACGTTGATCCCGGCGATCACCATTCCGGTTTCGCTGGTGGGTACGTTCATCTTCGTCAAGCTATTCGGTTTTTCGATCAACACGCTCACCATGTTCGGTCTCACCTTGGCCACGGGCCTGGTGGTCGACGACGCCATCGTCGTCATCGAGAACATCTCGCGCGTGACCGAGGAGCACGGGCTCAAAGGCATGGCGGCCGCCTCGCGCGGTATGAAGGAGGTGACCTCCGCGGTCATCGCCACCTCGCTGGTGCTCATTGCGGTGTTCATCCCGGTGTCGTTCTTCCCCGGCACCACGGGAAAGATCTATCAGCAATTCTCGCTGACCATCGCCTTCAGCATCGCGCTCTCGGCCTTCAATGCCATTACGTTGACGCCGGCGCTTTCTGCGCGCCTTCTCAAAGGCCATCATGGATCGAAGTGGGCAGGCTTCCGCGCCTTCGATCGCGTGCTCGACGCCGTGCGCCGCGTCTATGGGGCCATGCTCACGCGCGTGCTGCGCCATCGGTTCATTGCCTTGGCAGCGTTCGTGGGGCTTACGGCTTTCACCGGCTGGGTCTACCAGAAGGTGCCCAGCGGATTCGTTCCCGAGGAAGACCAGGGCTGGTTCATCATCGCCGTGGTTGCGCCGGAGGGCGGAAGCACCTCTACGACGCGCGCCGCGCTCGACAAGGTCGACGCGATCACCACGAAGGTGCCGGAAATCGTCGGCTGCTTCTCCATCGCGGGATGGTCGGTCATCGGCGGCGGCGCCCCGAACCGCGGTGTCGCGTTTTGCAACTTGCACGATTGGGATCACCGGCCGGGCAAGGAGCACCACTTGTCTGCGGTCATCGACCGATTGCGCGAACCCTTGATGGGTATTGGCGAGGCCATGGCCTTCCCCTTTGCGCCGCCGGCCATCGACGGCGTGGGTGGCTTCGGCGGATTCCAATTCGAGGTGGAAGATCAATCGGGCAATCCGAGCGTCGACGATCTGGCTGCATCGATGAACAAGCTGGTGGACGCGGCGAACAAGGATCCGCGTCTCGCCTCGGTGTTCTCGTCCTTCACCGCGAACGACCCGCAGCTTCTGGTGGAGGTCGATCGCGAAAAGGCCAAAGCGCTCGACGTTTCGCTCGACGAGCTTTTCTCGACGCTCCAGATCTACATGGGATCGCAGTACGTCAACGACTTCGTCTTCGGCACGCGCACGTACCGCGTGTACGTGCAGGCCGAGGCCGAAAAGCGCTCGAAACCGCGCGACATCGAATCGTATTACGTGCGCTCCGAGACCGGGCAGATGATCCCGCTCGGCAATCTCATTCACGTGAAGCAGACGACGAGCGCGCAGACGATCACCCACTACAACCTGTTTCGGTCTGTGGAGATCTCCGGTGCTCCCGCTCCGGGCAGGACCTCGGGCGAGGCGATGGCGGCGATGGGCGAGGTGGCCAAACGCGAGCTGCCGCCGGGTATGGCATTCGAATGGTCAGGCCTCTCGCGCGAGGAGCTTCAATCGGGCGGGCAGACGTTCATCATCTTCGGCCTTGGCCTGGTGTTCGTGTTCCTGGTGCTGTCGGCGCAATACGAGAGCTTCGTATTGCCGTTCATCATCATCCTGGGCGTTCCAGTCGGTCTGCTCGGGGCACTCTTGGGCCAATGGTACCGAGGCTATGCCAACGACGTGTTCTGCCAAGTTGGTTTGGTCATGATGATCGGCCTCGCCAGCAAGAACGCGATCCTTATCGTCGAATTTGCCAAAGAGTTGCGTGATAAAGGCATGCCCATCGTGCAGGCCGCGATTCAGGCATCCGAGACGCGCCTGCGGCCGATCTTGATGACCTCCATTGCGTTTCTACTTGGTCTCGTGCCGCTGTTGGTGGCGACCGGCGCAGGTGCGGCGAGCCGTCGTTCGCTCGGCACGGCCGTTTTCGGCGGAATGGCGCTATCGACCGTATTGAACATCTTCTTCATTCCAACGCTTTACGTGTTGGTCGAACAGCTGCGCGAGTGGGTTTCGCGTTCATCGAAGCGCATGCCCGATGAAGAGCAGCCCTCGGCCGACACGGACGGCGACGCGCAGTTCTCGTCGGCCGAGTGA